The proteins below are encoded in one region of Shewanella algae:
- a CDS encoding acyl-CoA dehydrogenase family protein gives MDFNLNEDQRQFAELARQFAADELAPFAAKWDEEHHFPKDVIQRAGELGFCSLYSPESEGGMGLSRLDASIIFEELAKGCTATTAMLTIHNMATWMVTTWGQQSLRAEWSEALTTGSKLASYCLTEPGSGSDAASLATRAERDGDEYVINGSKMFISGAGATELLVVMCRTGEAGPKGISAIAIPADAKGVIYGKAEDKMGWNAQPTRLITFENVRVPVNHLLGEEGQGFTFAMKGLDGGRINIATCSVGTAQAALERATEYMHERKQFGKPLAAFQALQFKLADMATELVAARQMVRLAAFKLDSGDPEATAYCAMAKRFATDIGFAVCDSALQIHGGYGYIREYPLERHFRDVRVHQILEGTNEIMRLIIARRLLDEHAGEIL, from the coding sequence ATGGATTTCAATCTCAACGAAGATCAGCGCCAATTCGCCGAGCTGGCCCGTCAGTTTGCCGCCGATGAACTGGCCCCATTTGCCGCCAAATGGGATGAGGAGCATCACTTTCCCAAAGACGTGATCCAAAGAGCCGGGGAGCTGGGATTCTGCTCACTCTATTCTCCCGAGTCGGAAGGCGGCATGGGCCTGTCGCGTCTGGATGCCTCGATTATTTTTGAAGAGCTGGCCAAGGGCTGCACTGCCACCACAGCCATGCTGACCATTCACAACATGGCCACCTGGATGGTGACAACCTGGGGCCAGCAAAGTCTGCGTGCCGAGTGGTCTGAAGCGCTGACCACAGGCAGCAAGCTGGCTTCTTACTGCCTGACCGAGCCTGGTTCAGGCAGTGACGCCGCTTCACTTGCCACCCGCGCCGAGCGCGACGGCGATGAGTATGTGATTAACGGCTCCAAGATGTTTATCTCAGGTGCCGGCGCCACCGAGCTTTTGGTGGTGATGTGCCGCACCGGTGAGGCCGGCCCCAAGGGCATTTCGGCCATTGCCATCCCGGCAGACGCCAAGGGCGTTATCTACGGCAAGGCCGAGGACAAGATGGGCTGGAACGCCCAGCCAACCAGACTCATTACTTTTGAAAACGTGCGGGTGCCGGTCAATCATCTGTTGGGTGAGGAAGGCCAGGGCTTTACCTTCGCCATGAAGGGCCTGGATGGCGGCCGCATCAATATCGCCACCTGCTCTGTGGGTACCGCTCAGGCTGCACTTGAGCGCGCCACCGAATATATGCATGAGCGCAAGCAGTTCGGCAAACCACTGGCCGCCTTCCAGGCGCTGCAGTTCAAGCTGGCTGACATGGCCACAGAACTGGTCGCCGCGCGGCAGATGGTGCGTCTGGCGGCATTTAAGCTGGACAGCGGTGATCCCGAAGCCACGGCTTATTGCGCCATGGCCAAGCGTTTTGCCACAGACATAGGGTTTGCCGTGTGTGACAGCGCGCTGCAAATTCACGGCGGCTACGGCTACATCCGCGAATACCCGCTGGAGCGACATTTCCGTGATGTACGGGTACACCAGATCCTGGAAGGAACCAATGAGATTATGCGCCTTATCATCGCCCGCCGTCTGCTGGATGAGCATGCCGGCGAGATCCTCTAA
- the metA gene encoding homoserine O-acetyltransferase MetA → MPVRIPDNLPAAGVLESENIFVMSESRAAMQDIRPMKVLILNLMPNKIETETQLLRLLGNTPLQVDIDLLRIHDKESKHTPTDHLNTFYRDFEDVRHRNYDGLIITGAPLGQLDFEEVTYWDHIREIIDWSQEHVTSVLFLCWAAHAGFYHLYQLERKILAEKCSGVYQHRRIRAHVPLLRGFDDEFYAPHSRYAQMDVDELKAHPELTVLAESDQAGAYLVISKDNRNLFVMGHPEYRKSTLKDEYQRDLAAGLAPKIPQNYFRNDDPEAEAIARWYSHGSLLVSNWLNYYVYQLTPYDLSDLSAITPWEQSG, encoded by the coding sequence ATGCCCGTAAGAATACCCGATAACCTGCCAGCCGCCGGCGTTCTTGAGTCGGAAAACATTTTTGTTATGTCCGAGAGCCGGGCGGCGATGCAGGATATACGGCCGATGAAGGTGTTGATCCTCAATCTGATGCCCAACAAGATTGAGACAGAAACCCAGTTGCTGAGGCTTTTGGGCAATACTCCGTTGCAGGTGGATATCGACCTGCTCAGGATCCACGACAAAGAGTCCAAACATACGCCGACCGATCATCTCAATACCTTTTACCGTGACTTTGAAGATGTACGCCATCGCAACTATGACGGCCTGATCATCACTGGCGCCCCACTGGGACAGCTGGATTTCGAGGAGGTCACTTACTGGGATCATATCCGCGAGATTATCGATTGGTCACAGGAGCATGTTACCTCGGTACTGTTTCTCTGCTGGGCGGCCCACGCCGGTTTTTATCACCTGTATCAACTCGAGCGCAAGATCCTCGCTGAAAAATGCTCCGGGGTTTATCAGCACAGGCGTATTCGCGCCCATGTGCCCTTGCTGCGCGGCTTTGATGATGAGTTTTATGCTCCGCACTCCCGCTATGCCCAAATGGATGTGGACGAGCTTAAGGCGCATCCCGAACTGACAGTGCTGGCCGAGTCAGACCAAGCCGGTGCCTATCTGGTGATCAGTAAGGACAATCGCAACCTGTTTGTGATGGGGCATCCAGAGTATCGCAAGTCGACCCTTAAAGATGAGTACCAAAGAGATCTGGCGGCCGGTTTGGCGCCCAAGATCCCGCAAAACTATTTCCGCAACGATGACCCAGAGGCTGAAGCTATTGCCCGTTGGTATAGTCACGGCAGTCTGTTGGTGAGCAACTGGCTCAACTATTATGTCTACCAGTTGACCCCTTATGACTTATCGGATCTCAGTGCTATTACGCCCTGGGAACAGAGTGGCTGA
- a CDS encoding thiolase family protein has protein sequence MSRPQDIVIVAAKRTAMGGFQGCLSTVPSPQLAAFSIKALMETTGVKGEQVDEVLMGCVLPAGLGQAPARQAVLGAGLPQSVGATTVNKVCGSGMKTVMLAHDLIKAGSANIVIAGGMESMSQAPYLLDKARGGMRMGHGKVLDHMFLDGLEDAYTGGAMGTFAQKTADDFGLTREAMDAFALSSLEKANAAIASGAFKEEIVPVTVSSRRGDTLIDTDEQPGNARPDKIPALRPAFAKDGTITAANSSSISDGAASLMLMSREQAENLGLAVMATIKGHATHSQEPAMFTTAPVGAMQKLLAQTGWSKDEVDLFEINEAFAMVTMLAISELGLDAAKVNVNGGACALGHPIGCSGARLLVTLVHALKARGLKRGMASLCIGGGEATAMAIEI, from the coding sequence ATGAGTCGTCCTCAGGATATTGTTATCGTCGCCGCCAAACGAACTGCCATGGGCGGTTTTCAGGGCTGTCTTTCCACTGTGCCTTCTCCTCAGCTGGCGGCTTTCAGCATCAAGGCCTTGATGGAAACTACAGGAGTGAAGGGCGAACAGGTCGATGAAGTGCTGATGGGATGTGTATTGCCGGCTGGTCTGGGGCAGGCCCCTGCCAGACAGGCGGTTTTGGGGGCAGGTTTGCCCCAGTCTGTTGGCGCAACCACAGTCAACAAGGTGTGCGGCTCGGGGATGAAAACCGTGATGCTGGCGCACGATCTTATCAAGGCCGGCAGTGCCAATATTGTGATTGCCGGTGGTATGGAGAGCATGAGTCAGGCGCCGTATCTGCTGGATAAGGCTCGCGGCGGCATGCGTATGGGCCATGGTAAGGTGCTGGATCATATGTTCCTCGATGGGCTGGAAGATGCCTACACAGGTGGCGCCATGGGAACTTTCGCCCAGAAAACTGCCGACGATTTTGGCCTGACCCGTGAAGCCATGGACGCCTTTGCCCTGAGCTCACTGGAAAAAGCCAATGCGGCCATCGCCTCAGGTGCCTTCAAGGAGGAGATAGTCCCGGTAACCGTAAGCAGCCGCCGCGGCGATACACTGATTGATACCGATGAGCAGCCCGGCAATGCCCGCCCTGACAAGATCCCGGCGCTACGGCCCGCTTTTGCCAAAGACGGCACCATTACCGCCGCCAACTCCAGTTCGATTTCCGACGGTGCCGCCAGTTTGATGCTGATGAGCCGTGAGCAGGCCGAAAACCTGGGGCTGGCAGTGATGGCCACCATCAAGGGCCACGCTACCCATTCCCAAGAGCCGGCCATGTTTACCACGGCGCCCGTGGGCGCCATGCAAAAACTCTTGGCACAGACCGGCTGGAGCAAGGATGAGGTCGACCTTTTCGAAATCAACGAAGCCTTCGCCATGGTGACCATGTTGGCCATCAGTGAGTTGGGGCTGGATGCCGCCAAGGTCAACGTCAATGGCGGTGCCTGTGCGCTCGGTCATCCGATAGGTTGCTCCGGCGCCCGTCTGCTGGTGACTCTTGTTCATGCGCTCAAGGCCCGAGGCCTCAAACGTGGCATGGCATCGCTGTGCATAGGTGGCGGTGAAGCCACTGCCATGGCGATTGAGATCTGA
- a CDS encoding CoA-acylating methylmalonate-semialdehyde dehydrogenase produces MSTQVKHYIDGEFVNGSGSKQINVTNPANNETIAFINCATQPEVERAIASAKEAFKSWKEVAVSERARVMLRYQHLLKEHHDELATILAQETGKTFEDAKGDVWRGIEVAEHACNIASLLMGETVENVARSIDTYSYTQPLGVCAGITPFNFPAMIPLWMFPLAIACGNTFVLKPSEQDPMTPQRLVELFEQAGAPKGVLQLVHGDKTAVDVLLSHPDIKAISFVGSVGVGQYIYKTGTDNLKRVQAFAGAKNHCVIMPDANKQQVINNLVGASVGAAGQRCMALSVAVFVGAAKEWIPELKEALSKVRPGLWDDKEAGYGPLISPAAKERVLKLIAEGKAEGAECLLDGSDCTVPGYESGNWVGPTMFDKVTTDMSIYKEEIFGPVLCCMEAESLEDAIELVNASPYGNGTSIFTASGAAARKYQHEIEVGQVGINVPIPVPLPFFSFTGWKGSFYGDQHAYGKQAVRFYTETKTITSRWFESDIASGPNMTIALK; encoded by the coding sequence ATGAGCACACAAGTCAAGCACTACATAGATGGCGAATTCGTCAACGGTTCCGGCAGCAAGCAGATCAATGTCACCAACCCGGCCAACAATGAAACCATCGCCTTTATCAACTGTGCGACCCAGCCGGAAGTTGAGCGCGCCATCGCCAGCGCCAAGGAAGCCTTCAAGAGCTGGAAGGAAGTGGCCGTTTCCGAACGCGCTCGGGTGATGCTGCGCTATCAACACCTTTTGAAAGAACACCATGACGAGCTGGCCACCATTTTGGCCCAGGAAACGGGTAAAACCTTTGAAGATGCCAAGGGTGATGTCTGGCGCGGCATTGAAGTGGCCGAGCATGCCTGCAACATCGCCTCCTTGCTGATGGGTGAAACGGTTGAGAACGTGGCCCGCAGTATAGATACCTACTCCTACACTCAGCCGCTGGGTGTCTGCGCCGGGATTACGCCATTCAACTTCCCGGCGATGATCCCGCTGTGGATGTTCCCGCTGGCTATCGCCTGCGGCAACACCTTCGTCCTCAAGCCGTCCGAGCAGGACCCAATGACGCCGCAGCGTCTGGTGGAGCTGTTTGAACAGGCCGGTGCTCCCAAGGGGGTGCTGCAGCTGGTTCACGGTGACAAAACGGCGGTTGATGTACTGCTGTCTCATCCGGATATCAAGGCGATTTCCTTTGTGGGTTCTGTGGGCGTGGGTCAGTACATCTACAAGACAGGCACTGACAACCTCAAGCGGGTGCAGGCCTTTGCCGGTGCCAAGAACCACTGCGTGATCATGCCTGATGCCAACAAGCAGCAAGTGATCAATAACCTGGTGGGCGCCTCGGTTGGTGCCGCCGGTCAACGCTGTATGGCGCTGTCGGTCGCTGTGTTTGTCGGCGCCGCCAAAGAGTGGATCCCTGAGCTGAAAGAAGCCCTGTCCAAGGTGCGTCCCGGTCTTTGGGATGACAAGGAAGCCGGTTACGGCCCACTCATCAGCCCGGCCGCCAAAGAGCGGGTACTCAAGCTTATCGCCGAGGGCAAGGCTGAAGGCGCCGAGTGTCTGCTCGATGGTTCCGACTGCACTGTACCCGGTTATGAGTCTGGCAACTGGGTTGGCCCGACCATGTTCGACAAGGTAACCACGGACATGAGCATCTACAAGGAAGAGATCTTCGGCCCTGTGCTCTGCTGTATGGAAGCCGAGTCGCTGGAAGATGCCATTGAGTTGGTTAACGCCAGCCCTTACGGCAACGGCACCTCTATCTTTACCGCCAGTGGCGCCGCGGCGCGTAAGTATCAGCATGAAATTGAAGTGGGTCAGGTGGGTATCAACGTGCCTATTCCTGTGCCGCTGCCATTTTTCTCTTTCACGGGTTGGAAGGGCAGTTTCTACGGCGATCAGCACGCCTACGGCAAGCAAGCGGTGCGTTTCTACACAGAGACCAAGACCATCACCAGCCGTTGGTTCGAGTCTGATATCGCCTCTGGTCCCAACATGACTATCGCCCTCAAGTAA
- the mmsB gene encoding 3-hydroxyisobutyrate dehydrogenase: MTTVAFIGLGNMGGPMAVNLIKAGMTVRVFDLVPAAMQSLAEQGAITAQSACGAAAGADVVVTMLPAGKHVRSLYLGSEQQQGLLDVVAEGTLLIDSSTIDADSARAVAAAAAAKGLEFVDAPVSGGTAGAAAGTLTFICGGSDAGFAKAKPVLECMGANIFHAGSAGAGQVAKICNNMLLSVLMVGTSEALSLGIDNGLDPKVLSDIMKVSSGGNWTLEKYNPCPGVMPSVPSSNDYLGGFMVDLMVKDLGLSQEAALSSQSSTPMGALARSLYVNHARKGNGRRDFSSIFEQFKQEK; the protein is encoded by the coding sequence ATGACAACAGTGGCTTTTATTGGTTTGGGCAATATGGGGGGGCCGATGGCGGTCAACCTGATCAAGGCCGGGATGACTGTTCGGGTATTCGATCTGGTGCCGGCGGCGATGCAGAGCCTGGCAGAGCAGGGAGCTATAACGGCTCAGAGCGCCTGTGGCGCAGCGGCGGGTGCCGATGTGGTGGTAACCATGTTGCCGGCCGGCAAGCATGTTCGTAGCCTGTACCTCGGCAGCGAGCAGCAGCAAGGGCTGCTGGATGTTGTGGCCGAGGGGACCTTACTTATCGATTCATCGACCATAGATGCCGACAGCGCCCGCGCTGTGGCGGCTGCTGCGGCCGCCAAAGGGCTTGAGTTTGTTGATGCGCCGGTTTCCGGTGGCACCGCCGGGGCCGCGGCCGGTACGCTGACCTTTATCTGCGGCGGCAGCGACGCAGGTTTTGCCAAGGCCAAACCCGTTCTCGAGTGCATGGGCGCCAATATTTTTCATGCAGGCAGTGCCGGCGCCGGTCAGGTTGCCAAAATCTGCAACAACATGCTGTTGTCTGTCTTGATGGTAGGTACCAGCGAGGCACTGAGTCTGGGGATAGATAATGGTTTGGATCCCAAGGTGCTGTCGGATATCATGAAAGTTTCGAGCGGCGGCAACTGGACCTTGGAGAAATACAACCCCTGTCCCGGGGTGATGCCAAGCGTGCCATCGTCCAATGACTATCTGGGCGGATTTATGGTGGATCTTATGGTCAAGGATCTCGGCCTGTCCCAGGAAGCAGCGCTGTCCAGCCAGTCGAGCACCCCTATGGGCGCACTGGCGCGCAGCCTCTATGTCAATCATGCTCGCAAGGGCAATGGTCGTCGCGATTTTTCCAGTATTTTTGAACAATTCAAGCAAGAGAAATAA
- a CDS encoding enoyl-CoA hydratase/isomerase family protein, whose amino-acid sequence MSHEVVFQTLGTASGKLIGVATLNVEKALNALNLNMVRLLAKQLAAWKQDEQIACVILDGCGDKAFCAGGDVRALYQAQQASPGSYTQEARVFFEEEYRLDFQLHTFGKPVLVWGDGIVMGGGLGLMIGASHRVLTERSRIAMPEVTIGLYPDVGGSYFLGRMPGKTGLFLGLTAYNMNAADARYTGIGNHFLASTDKERMLDAMATVNWGNNTSLNQQKLHDLLNELETQSEERPGSSRLKGHQAQIDELMTGDMAEILAKMQALETQESWLQRARDTMLSGSPLSWALAYEQSRLGTDMSLADCFRFELGLSLNCCAIGDFCEGVRALLIDKDRNPNWRYGKGKIAPQEAVSALLESPFEHEHPLADL is encoded by the coding sequence ATGAGTCATGAAGTGGTATTTCAGACCCTGGGAACCGCCAGCGGCAAGTTGATTGGTGTGGCGACACTCAATGTGGAAAAAGCACTCAATGCACTGAATCTTAACATGGTGCGTTTGCTGGCCAAGCAGTTGGCTGCCTGGAAACAGGATGAGCAGATTGCCTGCGTGATCCTCGACGGCTGCGGCGACAAAGCCTTCTGCGCCGGTGGTGATGTGCGGGCGCTGTATCAGGCGCAGCAGGCCAGTCCCGGCAGTTACACCCAGGAAGCACGGGTGTTTTTCGAAGAGGAGTATCGGCTCGACTTTCAGCTGCACACCTTCGGCAAGCCGGTATTGGTTTGGGGCGATGGCATAGTGATGGGTGGTGGTCTGGGGCTGATGATAGGTGCCAGCCACAGGGTGTTGACCGAGCGTTCGCGCATCGCCATGCCCGAGGTCACCATAGGCCTTTACCCGGATGTCGGCGGCAGCTATTTTCTCGGCCGCATGCCGGGCAAGACTGGGCTGTTTCTCGGCCTGACCGCCTACAATATGAATGCGGCCGATGCCCGTTATACCGGCATTGGCAATCATTTTCTGGCCTCAACGGATAAAGAGCGCATGCTCGATGCCATGGCGACGGTGAACTGGGGCAATAACACCAGTCTCAACCAGCAGAAGCTGCATGATCTGCTCAATGAACTGGAAACCCAGAGTGAAGAGCGTCCCGGCAGCAGTCGCTTGAAGGGCCATCAGGCCCAGATTGATGAGCTGATGACCGGAGATATGGCCGAAATTCTCGCCAAGATGCAGGCCCTGGAAACCCAAGAGAGCTGGTTGCAGCGCGCCCGTGACACCATGCTGAGCGGCAGCCCGCTTAGCTGGGCGCTGGCCTACGAGCAGTCAAGGCTTGGGACTGACATGAGCCTGGCGGATTGTTTCCGCTTCGAGCTGGGTCTCAGCCTCAACTGCTGCGCCATAGGTGATTTTTGTGAGGGTGTCAGGGCGCTGCTTATCGACAAGGACCGTAATCCCAACTGGCGTTACGGCAAGGGCAAGATAGCACCGCAAGAAGCGGTATCTGCCTTGCTCGAGTCGCCATTTGAACATGAACACCCATTGGCCGATCTGTAA
- a CDS encoding SDR family oxidoreductase: MDVKGKVVAITGGAGGLGLAMAQELAAAGARLALIDVDQDRLEQACALMGETEVQGYAVDITDEEDVMATFQYILEDFGQLNVLVNNAGILRDGMLIKAKEGQVTDRMSLEQFQSVINVNLSGSFLCGREAAAAMISSGQEGVIINISSLARAGNVGQSNYAASKAGVAAMAVGWAKELARYKIRAAAVAPGVIATEMTAAMKPEALERLEKMVPVGRLGDAAEIASTVKFIIENDYVNGRVFEIDGGIRL; this comes from the coding sequence ATGGATGTAAAAGGTAAGGTAGTCGCCATCACAGGTGGAGCCGGTGGACTGGGTCTGGCCATGGCGCAGGAGCTGGCCGCTGCCGGTGCCCGTCTGGCGCTGATCGATGTGGATCAGGACCGTCTGGAGCAAGCCTGTGCCCTGATGGGCGAGACCGAAGTTCAGGGTTATGCGGTGGACATCACAGATGAAGAAGATGTGATGGCAACCTTTCAGTACATTCTGGAAGATTTTGGTCAGCTCAATGTGCTGGTAAACAACGCGGGTATTTTGCGTGACGGCATGCTGATCAAAGCCAAAGAGGGGCAGGTGACAGACCGTATGTCGCTGGAGCAGTTCCAGTCGGTTATCAATGTAAACCTGAGCGGCAGCTTCCTCTGTGGCCGTGAAGCCGCAGCCGCCATGATAAGCTCTGGCCAGGAAGGGGTGATCATCAATATCTCCAGCCTGGCTCGGGCCGGCAATGTAGGGCAGAGCAACTATGCCGCCTCCAAGGCCGGTGTCGCTGCCATGGCGGTGGGCTGGGCCAAAGAGCTGGCACGCTACAAGATTAGGGCCGCCGCTGTTGCCCCCGGGGTTATTGCCACCGAAATGACCGCCGCCATGAAACCGGAAGCGCTGGAGCGCCTGGAGAAAATGGTGCCGGTCGGCCGTTTGGGTGATGCCGCTGAAATCGCCTCGACAGTTAAATTCATCATTGAAAACGACTATGTCAATGGCCGGGTATTTGAAATTGACGGCGGTATCCGCCTGTAA
- a CDS encoding enoyl-CoA hydratase: MSFLIEHIEGHTAVLTINNPPANTWTAESLNELRLKVEELNNDPDIYALVLTGEGEKFFSAGADLKLFADGDKGNAATMARYFGEAFETLSAFRGVSIAAINGYAMGGGLEVALACDIRIAEEQAQLALPEATVGLLPCAGGTQNLTALVGEGWAKRMILCGERIDAAKACEIGLVEEVVGKGEALSAAIALATKAAKQSPSSVTVCKQLIQAGRNMPRAQALPLERELFVALFDTQDQKEGVNAFLEKRAANWKNA; encoded by the coding sequence ATGTCTTTTTTGATTGAGCATATCGAAGGCCACACGGCTGTTCTGACCATCAACAATCCACCGGCCAACACCTGGACGGCCGAGAGCCTCAATGAACTGCGCCTCAAGGTGGAAGAGCTCAACAATGATCCCGATATCTATGCCTTGGTACTGACAGGGGAAGGGGAGAAATTCTTCTCGGCCGGCGCCGATCTTAAGCTGTTTGCCGATGGTGATAAAGGCAATGCCGCTACCATGGCACGCTATTTTGGCGAAGCATTTGAAACCCTGAGCGCCTTTCGCGGTGTGTCTATTGCCGCCATCAACGGCTATGCCATGGGCGGCGGTTTGGAAGTGGCTCTGGCCTGTGATATCCGTATCGCCGAAGAGCAGGCGCAGCTGGCATTACCCGAGGCCACCGTCGGCCTGCTGCCTTGCGCCGGCGGCACCCAGAATCTGACCGCTCTGGTCGGTGAAGGCTGGGCCAAGCGGATGATCCTTTGCGGTGAGCGAATCGATGCCGCCAAGGCCTGTGAGATTGGCCTGGTCGAAGAGGTAGTTGGTAAAGGCGAGGCTCTGAGTGCCGCCATTGCGCTGGCGACCAAGGCCGCTAAGCAGAGCCCATCGAGCGTGACCGTTTGCAAACAGTTGATCCAGGCCGGACGTAATATGCCAAGAGCTCAGGCGCTGCCGCTGGAGCGTGAGCTGTTTGTGGCTCTGTTTGACACCCAAGATCAGAAAGAAGGGGTCAATGCCTTCCTGGAGAAGCGCGCAGCCAACTGGAAAAACGCATAA
- a CDS encoding YbaY family lipoprotein codes for MKMTGNWLRLPMMAAVAGMMALTGCATPNATVEIDGDVWYRERIALPPEAVLTVQVQDVSKADAPAEVLAVIQRDSVTSPTPFKFILARDQFQSGHSYSVSARITLKDDLLFINTQAYLVDIDKAEPVSVMVQKVGR; via the coding sequence ATGAAAATGACAGGCAACTGGCTGCGACTGCCAATGATGGCGGCTGTAGCAGGAATGATGGCACTCACAGGTTGTGCGACCCCGAATGCCACAGTCGAAATTGATGGCGATGTCTGGTACCGCGAACGTATTGCCCTGCCACCGGAAGCTGTGCTGACGGTTCAGGTTCAGGACGTTTCAAAGGCGGATGCTCCGGCAGAAGTGCTGGCGGTTATTCAGCGCGACAGCGTGACCAGCCCAACGCCTTTTAAGTTTATTCTTGCCCGGGATCAGTTCCAGAGTGGCCACAGCTACAGTGTCAGTGCCAGGATCACCCTCAAGGATGACTTACTCTTTATCAATACCCAGGCTTATCTTGTCGATATCGACAAGGCTGAGCCGGTATCAGTCATGGTGCAAAAGGTAGGGCGCTAA
- a CDS encoding SDR family NAD(P)-dependent oxidoreductase, translating to MTQATAIIVGASSLLSREIARRLADEGTKLALLAQDPDSLKEFAATLATEAQVFGLDIDKPQTLIAELEQIWQQLGGAHLVLVNTGLNSYHPDLPWQLENEIISVNVRGFAAVCNTAFRLFREQGYGQLAAINSIAGLRGGPSVAFHASKAFGMNYLEGLSMHAQRLKLPITITDIQLGLLDKAALQQSRLWLSPVDVVAGQIIRALQKGKRRVYVTKRWATVAWLTKLLPEFIYNTRHWKVKKRKGQAE from the coding sequence ATGACACAAGCAACTGCGATTATTGTGGGCGCCAGCTCGCTCCTCAGCCGTGAAATAGCCCGCCGCCTGGCCGATGAAGGCACTAAACTGGCATTGCTGGCACAGGATCCCGACTCATTGAAAGAGTTTGCCGCCACCCTGGCAACCGAGGCTCAGGTGTTTGGCCTGGACATAGATAAACCGCAAACCTTGATAGCCGAGCTGGAACAGATTTGGCAACAGTTGGGTGGCGCACATCTGGTGTTGGTCAATACCGGACTCAACTCCTATCATCCGGATCTGCCTTGGCAGTTGGAAAATGAGATCATCAGTGTCAATGTCCGTGGCTTTGCCGCCGTTTGCAACACAGCTTTCAGGCTGTTTCGCGAGCAGGGTTATGGCCAGCTTGCGGCCATCAACTCCATTGCCGGTCTTCGCGGTGGCCCCAGCGTAGCCTTTCATGCCTCCAAAGCCTTTGGGATGAACTATCTCGAGGGGCTGTCCATGCATGCCCAAAGGCTCAAGCTACCGATCACCATCACGGATATTCAGTTGGGTTTGTTGGATAAGGCCGCGCTGCAGCAGAGCAGGCTATGGCTATCCCCCGTAGATGTGGTTGCCGGGCAAATCATCCGCGCCCTGCAAAAAGGCAAGCGCCGGGTCTATGTCACCAAACGCTGGGCGACGGTTGCCTGGCTCACCAAACTGCTGCCCGAGTTTATCTACAATACCCGCCACTGGAAGGTGAAGAAACGCAAGGGGCAAGCGGAATAA